The genomic window GAAGTACGGCAAGACGATGCCGGTGCGGAAGAAGTATCACGCCCACGACGAGGACAACGACGCGCGTGTCGGCGACACCGTGCGCATCGTCGAGACCAGGCCGCTCTCCAAGCAGAAGCGGTGGCGGGTGGCAGAGGTCACGGAGAGAGCAAGATGATCCAGCAGGAGACGCGGCTGCGCGTCGCCGACAACACGGGCGCCCGTGAGGTGCTGTGCATCCGCGTGCTCGGTGGGTCGGGTCGCCGCTACGCACGGCTCGGCGACGTCATCGTCGGGACGGTGAAGGACGCCATCCCGGGCGGCACGGTCAAGAAGGGTGACGTCGTGAAGGCCGTCGTCGTACGCACCCGCAAGGAGAGCCGCCGGCAAGACGGGACGTACATCCGCTTCGACGACAACGCATGCGTGATCATCAACGACCAGCAGCAACCGCGTGGCACCAGGATCTTCGGCCCGGTCGGACGCGAGCTGCGCGACCGCAAGTTCATGCGCATCGTGTCACTCGCCCCGGAGGTGCTGTGATGAAGCTGAAGACGGGCGACACGGTCAAGGTCATCTCCGGCAAGGACAAGGGCACAGAGAGCAGGGTCGCTCGCGTCATCCGCTCGAAGAACAAGGTCATCGTCGAAGGCGTCGCCACCGCCAAGCGGCATCAACGTCCGCAAGGCCAGACGATGCAGGGCGGCATCATCGACAAGGACATGCCGATAGACGCCTCGAACGTGATGATCGTCTGCCCGGAGTGCGGGCCGACGAAGATCGGTGCCCGGATCGATGAGAGCGGCCGCAAGTCGAGGATCTGCCGCAAGTGCGGGGGTGATCTCTGATGGCGCCCCGCCTCAAGGAACGATATGACGCCGAGATCCGGGGGCGCCTCAAGGAGGAGCTCTCCCTCGAGAACGTCATGGAGGTCCCCCGCCTCGTGAAGATCGTCGTCAACATGGGCGTCGGCGACTACACGCAGGACGGCAAGCTCATCGACTCCGCCGTCGAGGACCTGCGCACGATCACCGGCCAGCAGCCGAGGGTCAACAAGGCGAGGAAGTCGATCGCCAATTTCAAGCTGCGAGAGGGGATGCCGATCGGGGCGTCGGTCACGCTGCGAGGAGCCAGGATGTGGGAGTTCTTCGACAGGCTGATCGCCCTGGCGATCCCGCGCATCCGTGACTTCCGGGGACTCAGCCCGAGAGGCTTCGACGGCAGGGGAAACTACAGCTTCGGCGTGACCGAGCAGCTGATCTTCCCCGAGATCGACTACGACAGGGTTGCGAAGGTGCGTGGCATGAACATCACGTTCGTCACAACCGCTCGCACGGACGACGAGGGCAGAGCCTTCCTCGAGCAGTTCGGGTTCCCGTTCCGGCGCCAGCAGGCAGGTGTGTGATGGCGAAGACATCCAAGATCAACAAGAACGACGACCGTAAGGTGGTCGTCGACCGATACGCCAAGCGGCGAGCCGAGCTCGTCCAGGTCATCAAGGATCCCGAGGCGTCGTACGAGGCGAAGCGGGAGGCCTACCAGGAGATCGACAAGCGAAGCCGCGACGCCAGCGGGACGAGGCTGCGCAACCGCTGCGGCAGGTGCGGCCGTCCTCGCGCCCACCTGCGCAAGTTCGGCATGTGCAGGATCTGCGTGCGCGAGTTGGCGCATCAAGGTGAGCTGCCGGGTGTGAGAAAGGCGT from Acidimicrobiia bacterium includes these protein-coding regions:
- the rplX gene encoding 50S ribosomal protein L24 → MKLKTGDTVKVISGKDKGTESRVARVIRSKNKVIVEGVATAKRHQRPQGQTMQGGIIDKDMPIDASNVMIVCPECGPTKIGARIDESGRKSRICRKCGGDL
- the rpsQ gene encoding 30S ribosomal protein S17; this encodes MERAARKDRVGVVISDTRDKTVTVLVVDSKRHPKYGKTMPVRKKYHAHDEDNDARVGDTVRIVETRPLSKQKRWRVAEVTERAR
- the rpsN gene encoding 30S ribosomal protein S14, with amino-acid sequence MAKTSKINKNDDRKVVVDRYAKRRAELVQVIKDPEASYEAKREAYQEIDKRSRDASGTRLRNRCGRCGRPRAHLRKFGMCRICVRELAHQGELPGVRKASW
- the rplE gene encoding 50S ribosomal protein L5, coding for MAPRLKERYDAEIRGRLKEELSLENVMEVPRLVKIVVNMGVGDYTQDGKLIDSAVEDLRTITGQQPRVNKARKSIANFKLREGMPIGASVTLRGARMWEFFDRLIALAIPRIRDFRGLSPRGFDGRGNYSFGVTEQLIFPEIDYDRVAKVRGMNITFVTTARTDDEGRAFLEQFGFPFRRQQAGV
- the rplN gene encoding 50S ribosomal protein L14, whose amino-acid sequence is MIQQETRLRVADNTGAREVLCIRVLGGSGRRYARLGDVIVGTVKDAIPGGTVKKGDVVKAVVVRTRKESRRQDGTYIRFDDNACVIINDQQQPRGTRIFGPVGRELRDRKFMRIVSLAPEVL